A single Desulfovibrio piger DNA region contains:
- a CDS encoding capsid cement protein — protein sequence MPRTDLYVNLSITGELAPFRIVAHDGSGGYKQATAATEALVGTADELGKQPNGGADVAMSDQPEVEAGAAVAAGDPLTSDAQGRAVKATAAGDRIIGFACKAATDAGEIIDYQFAPGFLATAGA from the coding sequence ATGCCCAGGACCGATCTTTACGTCAATCTTTCCATCACCGGCGAGCTGGCCCCTTTCCGCATCGTGGCTCACGACGGCAGCGGTGGCTACAAACAGGCCACGGCCGCCACGGAGGCGCTTGTCGGTACGGCCGACGAGCTGGGCAAGCAGCCCAACGGCGGGGCCGATGTGGCCATGAGTGACCAGCCGGAAGTTGAGGCTGGCGCGGCGGTGGCCGCGGGCGATCCCCTGACCAGCGATGCCCAAGGCCGCGCCGTCAAGGCCACGGCTGCCGGGGACCGCATCATCGGCTTTGCCTGCAAAGCCGCCACCGATGCCGGAGAGATCATCGACTACCAGTTCGCGCCCGGCTTTCTGGCCACGGCAGGCGCGTAA
- a CDS encoding phage protein Gp36 family protein, with amino-acid sequence MYATPEDIRARYKEVYPLLAGKDAEGRPDTAAVEQALAEAASEIDAILGTRFAVPVSPVPPVLRRIAVDLAVGALPRTGATEASMYERRAREARDLLDKLAAGEASLGPGYDPAPAGSGGTGRIGYAVRPSDFRRRLEDY; translated from the coding sequence ATGTATGCCACACCTGAAGACATCCGTGCCCGCTACAAGGAAGTCTACCCCCTGCTGGCGGGCAAGGACGCGGAAGGCAGGCCGGACACGGCCGCTGTGGAACAGGCCCTGGCCGAAGCCGCCAGCGAGATCGACGCCATCCTGGGTACGCGTTTTGCCGTGCCGGTAAGCCCCGTGCCGCCTGTGCTGCGTCGCATCGCCGTGGATCTGGCCGTGGGGGCCTTGCCCCGCACCGGCGCCACGGAAGCCAGCATGTACGAGCGCCGTGCCCGTGAAGCGCGGGATCTTTTGGACAAGCTGGCCGCGGGAGAGGCCAGTCTGGGGCCGGGCTATGACCCGGCCCCGGCGGGCAGCGGCGGCACAGGACGCATCGGCTATGCCGTGCGTCCGTCCGACTTCCGCCGCCGTCTGGAGGACTACTGA
- a CDS encoding phage virion morphogenesis protein: protein MAGATLEFTFKDEEVQAMARRFREQLARVRFRPLLAAIGNELVTSVSRRFETGTAPDGSRWPESLRARLTGGQTLIKSGRLRDSIAETGPQLTARSVEVGTNVVYAAIHQFGGIIPPHIIRARRARALSIPGIGFRRAVHHPGGTIPARPYLGLSDTDERVIQDLTEDWMRKKMAKMRA, encoded by the coding sequence ATGGCCGGAGCTACCCTGGAGTTCACCTTCAAGGACGAGGAAGTGCAGGCCATGGCCCGGCGCTTTCGGGAGCAGCTTGCCCGGGTGCGCTTCCGCCCTCTGCTGGCCGCCATCGGCAACGAGCTGGTCACGTCCGTGTCCCGCCGTTTCGAGACGGGCACGGCTCCGGACGGCTCCCGCTGGCCGGAATCCCTGCGGGCCAGACTGACCGGCGGCCAGACGCTCATCAAGAGCGGCCGCCTGCGGGATTCCATCGCCGAGACCGGGCCGCAGCTCACTGCCCGCAGTGTGGAAGTGGGCACCAACGTGGTCTATGCGGCCATCCACCAGTTCGGCGGCATCATCCCGCCGCACATCATCCGGGCACGGCGGGCGCGTGCCCTGAGCATCCCCGGCATCGGCTTCCGCCGGGCCGTCCATCATCCCGGCGGCACCATCCCGGCCCGGCCATATCTGGGCCTGTCCGATACCGACGAGCGCGTCATCCAGGACCTCACCGAGGACTGGATGCGCAAAAAGATGGCCAAAATGCGTGCATAA
- a CDS encoding DUF2635 domain-containing protein — protein MCRHITPRAGLVVRRPDTGEILPPAGAVVPWGPHRAYWLRRRKDGDVSITHTAVPVRPADDREEG, from the coding sequence ATGTGTAGACATATCACCCCTCGCGCCGGACTGGTGGTGCGGCGGCCCGATACGGGCGAGATCCTGCCGCCCGCCGGGGCCGTGGTTCCCTGGGGACCGCATCGTGCCTACTGGCTGCGCCGCCGGAAGGACGGCGACGTGAGCATAACCCATACGGCGGTCCCTGTCCGGCCCGCCGATGACAGGGAGGAAGGATAA
- a CDS encoding phage tail sheath C-terminal domain-containing protein — protein sequence MAVSFNAIPADIRVPLTYIEFDNSGAVSGTPVMEWRVLLLGQAEADCAGELLKPVLMNTADQAARLWGQGSQIADMVRYAKRNSTMLEIWAMAVPDDESAVAATGEVTLSGKCTATGVLCLYVGGRRVRVQAVGGEELAATVERVVQAVNADGELPVTAAVKDASPGVLTLTCKWKGATGNDIDLAVNLSTDDSFPAGLTASCGKMASGAADPDMESIIAAMGDTWWKALVLPWNQKDGRVLLEEWLDAQFGPLRQQECQAFLAYRGTLSETSTYGNAGNSQLVSCMGIGSIPTSPWNVAAAYALQAATSLANDPARPLQTLELVGVMAPPREKRWSMEERNILLYDGIATYRIASDDTVQIEREVTMYQTNAWGSPDPSYLDVQTVATLGYWRYAVNARIQQKFPRHKLADDGTAYGPGNAVVTPSVIRAELIALMRELEEKGLVENVETFKEQLIVERNADDRNRVDVLAPPDLVNQFRIFACLTRFVL from the coding sequence ATGGCTGTCTCGTTCAATGCCATCCCCGCGGATATCCGCGTGCCGCTCACCTATATCGAGTTCGACAACTCCGGAGCCGTGTCCGGCACGCCGGTCATGGAGTGGCGCGTCCTGCTGCTGGGACAGGCCGAAGCCGACTGCGCGGGCGAGCTGCTCAAACCCGTGCTGATGAACACCGCGGACCAGGCGGCCCGCCTGTGGGGCCAGGGCAGCCAGATCGCGGACATGGTGCGCTATGCCAAGCGCAACAGCACCATGCTGGAGATCTGGGCCATGGCCGTGCCGGACGATGAATCCGCTGTGGCCGCTACCGGCGAAGTGACCCTGTCCGGCAAATGTACGGCCACGGGCGTGCTGTGCCTTTATGTGGGCGGCAGGCGCGTGCGTGTGCAGGCCGTAGGCGGTGAAGAGCTGGCCGCCACCGTGGAACGCGTGGTGCAGGCCGTCAATGCCGACGGCGAGTTGCCCGTCACCGCCGCGGTCAAGGACGCCTCGCCCGGTGTGCTGACCCTGACATGCAAATGGAAGGGCGCCACGGGCAACGACATCGACCTGGCCGTCAACCTGTCCACGGACGACAGCTTCCCTGCGGGCCTTACCGCTTCCTGCGGCAAAATGGCCTCGGGCGCGGCTGACCCGGACATGGAAAGCATCATCGCCGCCATGGGCGATACCTGGTGGAAGGCGCTGGTGCTGCCCTGGAACCAGAAGGACGGCCGTGTGCTGCTGGAAGAATGGCTGGACGCGCAGTTCGGCCCCCTGCGCCAGCAGGAATGCCAGGCTTTTCTGGCCTATCGCGGCACCCTGTCCGAGACCTCCACCTACGGCAATGCCGGGAACTCGCAGCTGGTGAGCTGCATGGGCATCGGCTCCATCCCCACCTCGCCCTGGAACGTGGCCGCCGCCTATGCCCTGCAGGCCGCGACCTCGCTGGCCAATGACCCGGCGCGGCCCCTGCAGACCCTTGAGCTTGTGGGCGTCATGGCGCCGCCCCGGGAAAAACGCTGGAGCATGGAAGAGCGCAATATCCTGCTTTATGACGGCATCGCCACCTATCGCATCGCCAGCGACGATACGGTGCAGATTGAACGTGAAGTGACCATGTACCAGACCAATGCCTGGGGCTCGCCCGATCCCTCGTATCTTGACGTGCAGACCGTGGCCACCCTGGGCTACTGGCGCTATGCCGTCAACGCCCGCATCCAGCAGAAGTTCCCGCGCCACAAGCTGGCTGACGACGGTACGGCCTACGGGCCGGGCAATGCCGTGGTCACGCCCTCGGTCATCCGGGCGGAACTCATCGCCCTGATGCGCGAGCTGGAAGAAAAGGGCCTGGTGGAGAACGTGGAGACCTTCAAGGAACAGCTCATCGTGGAACGCAATGCGGACGACCGCAACCGCGTGGACGTGCTGGCCCCGCCGGATCTGGTCAACCAGTTCCGCATCTTCGCCTGCCTGACCCGCTTTGTCCTGTAA
- a CDS encoding phage tail tube protein: protein MPQITGKAVIRVDGEEWRTEDGAKLNPGGVTREAKVGGGKVHGFAEKTKEPELECSVYHTRDTDLTAINAIRDATVVYESDTGDRYVLRSAFVTEQGELDAENGTINVKFSAISCERI from the coding sequence ATGCCGCAGATCACAGGCAAGGCCGTCATCCGTGTGGACGGCGAGGAATGGCGCACCGAAGACGGTGCCAAGCTGAACCCCGGCGGCGTCACGCGCGAGGCCAAAGTGGGCGGCGGCAAAGTGCATGGTTTTGCCGAAAAGACCAAGGAACCGGAACTGGAGTGTTCCGTCTATCACACCCGGGATACGGACCTGACGGCCATCAATGCCATCAGGGACGCCACCGTGGTCTATGAGTCCGATACCGGAGACCGGTACGTCCTGCGCAGCGCCTTTGTGACCGAACAGGGCGAACTGGACGCGGAAAACGGCACCATCAACGTCAAATTCAGCGCCATCTCGTGCGAAAGGATCTAG